ATAACCACGATCGTGATCCGGCTCATACCCGGCGTTTCACAGGTCCCGACAGCAAGACTTTCGATGTTGAATCCTCTTCGTGAGAAGAGACCGGCAACCCGTGCGAGGACACCCGCCTTGTTTTCAACAAGAACACTGATGATATGCTGTTTCATGTGTCGGACCCTCCGTTGTGATTATGTTTTCCGATCATTTCGCTGATAGCAGCACCTGCCGGAACCATGGGATAGACATTTTCTCCACGCTCGATTTGGAAATCCAAGAGATACGGACCGTCATAATCTAACGCGGTCCGGAGAGCCTCGTCGATCTGATCAACGGAATCAACTCTCATCCCCTGAATGCCGTAGGCTTTTGCGATCCCAACAAAATCAACGGACGGCAGTTCCGTGTAGGAATATCTTCTGTCGTAGAAGAGTTCCTGCCACTGTCTGACCATCCCGAGATACATGTTGTTCAGGATCACGATCTTCACCGGGACCTTGTACTGCGCGACGGTGGCAAGTTCCTGAATATTCATCTGGAAACTCCCATCACCGGCGATCACAACAACCGTCTCATCGGGCTTGGCAAACCAGGCCCCTATCGCAGCCGGAAATCCATATCCCATCGTTCCAAGACCCCCTGAGCTGATCCACTGGCGGGGCTTTTTAAAGCCGTAGTGCTGTGCGGTCCACATCTGGTTTTGACCGACTTCACTTACGATTATCCCCCCGCCGTCAAGGAGTTCAGAGAGCTTGCGGATGATGTTCTGCGGATGAACTTTCCCGTCATTTACCACCCGTAACGGATGATTTTTCCGCCATAACTTCACCTGTTCCAGCCATGGTTCAGAGATGCAGCCTTTCTTTTCCGCCAGACAGATCATATCGGCAAGGACGGATTTGGCATCGCCCACGATCGGCACGTCAGGATTGACATTTTTCCCGATCTCGGCGGGATCAATATCGATATGGATGATCTTTGCATGCGTTGCGAAATGACTCAGCTTTCCGGTTACACGATCATCGAACCGAGCACCTATCGCAATAAGCAGATCTGACTCGGATACGGCGTAATTTGCATATTCTGTCCCGTGCATCCCGAGCATTCCCAGATTTAACGGATGAACTGCCGGGATCGCACCAAGACCCATCAAGGTTGTCGTGACCGGGAGGCAGAAGAGTTCGGCCAATCGGACCATCTCTTCTGATGCACCTGCTGCAATTACTCCCCCACCCGCATAGATCACTGGTTTTTTCGCGTTGTATATCAGCTCAAGGGCCTTTTTGATCTGTTTGGAATGACCTTTTAATGTCGGCTTATATCCTCTGAGTTCAGGCTCGCCTGAGAGAACTTCTTCCGCTGCAACTTTTGCTGTCAGGACATCTTTGGGTAAATCGATGAGAACCGGGCCGTTACGTCCGGTTCCTGCGATGTAAAACGCGGCTTTCACCGTCATTTTGATATCACGCGCATCTTTTACCAGATAGTTGTGTTTGGTGATCGGCAGCGTTATTCCGGTGATGTCAGACTCCTGGAATGCATCATTTCCGAGCATTCCTGTCGGAACCTGACCGGTAAGTGCAACGATCGGAACCGAATCCATGTTAGCCGTAGCAATTCCAGAAATGAGATTGCAGGCTCCGGGACCGGATGTCGAAA
This region of Methanocorpusculum sp. genomic DNA includes:
- the ilvB gene encoding biosynthetic-type acetolactate synthase large subunit yields the protein MKTGAAILIESLKEEGVEIIFGYPGGAVLPIYDELYDAELTHILVRHEQAAVHAADGYARASGRVGVCLSTSGPGACNLISGIATANMDSVPIVALTGQVPTGMLGNDAFQESDITGITLPITKHNYLVKDARDIKMTVKAAFYIAGTGRNGPVLIDLPKDVLTAKVAAEEVLSGEPELRGYKPTLKGHSKQIKKALELIYNAKKPVIYAGGGVIAAGASEEMVRLAELFCLPVTTTLMGLGAIPAVHPLNLGMLGMHGTEYANYAVSESDLLIAIGARFDDRVTGKLSHFATHAKIIHIDIDPAEIGKNVNPDVPIVGDAKSVLADMICLAEKKGCISEPWLEQVKLWRKNHPLRVVNDGKVHPQNIIRKLSELLDGGGIIVSEVGQNQMWTAQHYGFKKPRQWISSGGLGTMGYGFPAAIGAWFAKPDETVVVIAGDGSFQMNIQELATVAQYKVPVKIVILNNMYLGMVRQWQELFYDRRYSYTELPSVDFVGIAKAYGIQGMRVDSVDQIDEALRTALDYDGPYLLDFQIERGENVYPMVPAGAAISEMIGKHNHNGGSDT